The Clostridia bacterium DNA segment GTCGTTGAATGTGATTGTTCTTCCGGTGGTCATCACGAAGTAGTTCGTGAGCGAGGGGTGAGCATTCGCGTAATACTGTGTCGCCAATCCGTACCTCCTTGCGAGGCTGTTCAGGTACGGCATTGACGAATTGCCAATCACGCTCGTGTATCCATGGTTTTCCAGGACGACCACGAACACATGACCAGCCGAAGGAACCTGTGCGGACGCAAGGATTCCCGCCATCATCACAACGCAAACAATCACGAGCAGCTTCTTCATGCGACACCTCCAGCAAGGAACGTAGATGTCGCTCAACTCTGGCTCAAGCTTTAACCAAAGCTCATGGTGTCATGCACTGAAAGCAATAGACATGGTAAGCACGATTTTCGACGTGCGACACAGAACGGAAAAGCCGCTGATTTCTCAGCGGCTTCGTTGCGTTTATCCCAGAAGCGTGGCGTCGCTTCATGAGTTTTGATTCCTAGTGAACGCTCTTTCCGCCGACATTCTTTCCAAAGCGAAACGTCGGGCCTGTCGAGAAGCGAACACTGTTTCGACCTTCCCTCAACATGCCTTCGAAAAGGTTCGTGTGCACGAAGTCGGCCGCAAACCGCAACGCAACGTGCTTGGAGACATTAAGGTCCATACCGCCACCGAAGCCGTAGAACAGCACGGTGTCGCTCTTCGCTTTACTTGGCCCGACGAGCCCGGTCACAACAGTTGTCGCGAGTGGATTATCCGGCTTGCCTGTCACCTTCTCGTACAAGATGCCAAAGGCCGGGCGAACGAAAAACGTCACCGCATTCAGCTTGCGAATGTTGACTTGCGGCCCTGCGCTGAACGTGTACGTTTCTGCGTCGTAAGGAACCGACAGCTTCGTGCCTGGCGGAAGCAACGGAAGCAGCGGAGCCAAATTCGCCTGATGAGCGTCGGTCAGTTCTTCCGGCGTTAGTGAGCTGTGGCCTTTGAACATGCTGAAATCGGCACCCAACGCTAGCCACCGGTTTACATTGATACCGGCCTCGCCATTGAACCCGCGCTGAAACAGGTTCATCTTCGGCGTGGACAGGTAAGAAAATCCAGTAAATGCATTGTAACGTCCTACATAGGATTCCTGTGCCAGGGCCGACATAGACACAAATGCTAAAAGAACGCACAAAAGTAAGCGGCGCATATCACTCCAAGAGACGGGAATTGTATTCAGAAAACCGCGAGAGTTTACCAGAGCAGCTATTCACGAGTAAGTGACAGAGCACGCATTCAGGAGAGATCGCCTAACCGAGAGCCAGTGGGATGCCGATTTCGGATTGAGTCGCGTTATGCAATCGCGTTCTGACCTAAGTTGCCTTTTTGCGTCCTGCGTTTTTGCATCCAACGGAGTACAGAACGCCTTGAGGATTTGCTGGTCTCAACGGCTTGTTTCATGTTGCATTTTTCGTATGCTTGACAAGCCGCCGCAGCCGTAGCAGAATCCCATTCGCAGGCGAATAAAAAGCGAAAATGGACCCAGCAGCCCAGCATCATGGCTTCCAGCTTCGCTCCCCACGCCGTTTCTTGAGGTACTCCATGAAAGGGCCCGCACCCTTGCCCTTCTTCGCTCGTAGCGGAGAAGGTGCATCCGCCACTTCGAAATTACCGGCGGCGGAACTCGCAGCTTCAAATGCTTCTGCTGACGCACGGGCAGACGACCAACGCGCGCGTGTGCAGTCTATCCGCAACAGCCTCGGCAACCTCGCTTACCAGATGGTTGCTGCCACGGAGTTGCCGAAGCGTGAAGCCCTACAGGTTCTATCGACAGGCATCGCACCGCTCGATGCCGTTGTGAGCGGCTTGCCTCGTGGCGCGCTCACAGAAATCTACGGTTCTGCGTCATCGGGACGCACCAGCGTTCTGCTGGCTTCACTTGCCGCTGCTACCGGGCGCGGAGAAGTTTGCGCCCTGGTTGATACCACCGACAGCTTTGATCCCGAATCCGCTGCGGCTGCCGGCGTCGAACTCAGCCAGTTGCTCTGGATTCGCTGCAACGGTGCGCAACAGGCGAAAGAGAAGCGCACGCAGCGCTTCGCTGGAAATGACTTTGGCGGCCACGACCTTCTGGAGAAGCCGGCGTTTGTGCCGCGTGCCGACAAGATCGCGCGCTCCAAGGCCTTTCGCCGCCTCGAACAGGCACTCAAAATTACCGACCTGTTGCTGCAAGCCGGTGGATTCGGAATAGTGGCCATCGACATGGCCGACCTCCCCGACGACGTCGCGCGGCGGGTTCCGCTCACGTCGTGGTTCCGCTTTCGGCGTGCCGTGGAGAACACGCCAACTTCGCTTTTGGTAATCGAGCGTGAGGCATACGCACGCGCCTGTGCGTCGCTCGTGCTGCGATTCGAGCGCGCACGTGCACGGCGTTCGCAAGTGTCGGTCTCTTCCCCGACGCACGCAATGCTCCTGCGGGGAATCGAGGTCGACGTGGAGGTGATTCGCTCGCCCGAATCGGCTGGATTTAAGAAACCTGTGCAGTCAGCGCATTTCATCGCACGCGTGCGCGACACCGCAT contains these protein-coding regions:
- a CDS encoding outer membrane beta-barrel protein — protein: MRRLLLCVLLAFVSMSALAQESYVGRYNAFTGFSYLSTPKMNLFQRGFNGEAGINVNRWLALGADFSMFKGHSSLTPEELTDAHQANLAPLLPLLPPGTKLSVPYDAETYTFSAGPQVNIRKLNAVTFFVRPAFGILYEKVTGKPDNPLATTVVTGLVGPSKAKSDTVLFYGFGGGMDLNVSKHVALRFAADFVHTNLFEGMLREGRNSVRFSTGPTFRFGKNVGGKSVH